In one window of Gossypium arboreum isolate Shixiya-1 chromosome 4, ASM2569848v2, whole genome shotgun sequence DNA:
- the LOC108459388 gene encoding glutathione S-transferase U17-like, with protein MADSNVKVLGTWASPFVMRVKIALHLKSVRYEDVEEDLLAPKSELLLKSNPIYKKIPVFFHAHNPICESLIILQYIDEVWTTSAPSILPSDPYERSQSRFWAAYVDDKFFPALGRLLIGATEEDKKAALAEVVEGTVVLEGAFGKLSKGKAFFGGDNIGFVDIALGSLLGWIEVIGKQCETKLVSEAKTPRLVQWAECFSANEAVKDVLPDVDKLADFGLKLRAKVLKALAPTN; from the exons ATGGCTGACAGTAACGTGAAGGTATTGGGTACATGGGCAAGCCCGTTCGTGATGAGGGTGAAGATTGCCCTTCACCTCAAATCTGTCCGCTACGAGGACGTGGAGGAAGATTTGTTGGCACCCAAAAGCGAGCTTCTTCTCAAATCTAACCCTATTTACAAGAAAATCCCGGTCTTCTTCCATGCTCATAACCCTATCTGCGAGTCCCTAATCATCCTTCAGTACATCGATGAGGTTTGGACCACCTCTGCTCCTTCCATCCTCCCTTCCGATCCCTATGAACGTTCCCAATCCCGATTTTGGGCTGCCTATGTCGACGATAAG TTTTTCCCTGCCTTAGGAAGACTGTTGATAGGTGCAACGGAGGAAGATAAAAAGGCAGCGTTGGCGGAAGTGGTGGAAGGGACGGTGGTGTTGGAGGGAGCGTTTGGAAAGTTGAGCAAAGGGAAAGCTTTCTTTGGTGGGGATAATATTGGGTTTGTAGACATAGCACTCGGTAGTTTGTTGGGGTGGATTGAAGTGATCGGGAAACAGTGTGAGACGAAGCTGGTTTCGGAGGCCAAAACGCCTAGGTTGGTGCAGTGGGCAGAGTGCTTCTCCGCCAATGAGGCGGTGAAGGATGTTTTACCCGACGTTGACAAACTTGCTGATTTTGGGTTGAAGCTTAGAGCTAAGGTCTTGAAAGCTTTGGCTCCCACTAATTGA
- the LOC108458288 gene encoding hydroxyproline O-galactosyltransferase GALT4-like, protein MKRSKFESLMSPSRLRLLQFLIGVLFLYLLFVSFEIPLVFKADSGGFFTDTLPRPLILESEEDFSYKTAPARPDNDPDLVHNPGSRSPDGNVREFKGVSGLLFNDSSFDNIGSKDELSVLHKTARHAFVVGKKLWDDLQSGLQKSDSEPEQQSQSQNKNKNQTESCPDSISLSGPEFVKQGRILVLPCGLTLGSHITVVGMPHWAHAENDPKIAVLREGDESVMVTQFMMELQGLKTVDGEDPPRILHFNPRLKGDWSGKPVIEQNTCYRMQWGSALRCEGWKSRADEETVDGEVKCEKWIRDDDNGSEESKTTWWLNRLIGRKKKVTLDWQYPFAEGKLFVLTLRAGLEGYHVNVDGRHITSFPYRTGFVLEDATGLSLKGDLDVHSVFAASLPNSHPSFDPQKHLERLSKWKAPPLPNGNVELFIGILSAGNHFAERMAVRKSWMQHKFIKSSNVVARFFVALSGRKEVNVELKKEADYFGDMVIVPYMDNYDLVVLKTVAISEYGVRTMAAKYLMKCDDDTFVRVDSVIKEAKKYGDKSMYIGNMNYYHKPLRDGKWAVTYEEWPEEDYPPYANGPGYIISSDISQFIVAEFEKHKLRLFKMEDVSMGMWVEKFNSSKPVEYEHSLKFCQFGCVEDYYTAHYQSPRQMLCMWDKLINVGKPQCCNMR, encoded by the exons ATGAAGCGATCAAAATTTGAGTCATTAATGTCTCCGAGTCGGCTCAGGCTGCTTCAGTTCTTGATCGGGGTTTTGTTTCTCTACCTTTTGTTTGTCAGTTTTGAAATCCCGCTGGTTTTTAAAGCCGATTCCGGTGGGTTCTTTACTGACACATTGCCCAGGCCTTTGATTCTCGAGAGCGAAGAGGACTTTAGTTATAAAACTGCGCCAGCTCGCCCGGACAACGACCCGGACCTTGTCCATAATCCTGGAAGCCGATCACCGGATGGGAACGTGCGGGAGTTCAAGGGAGTGTCGGGTCTCCTGTTCAATGACAGCTCTTTTGACAACATCGGTTCTAAAGACGAGTTGTCGGTGCTACACAAAACCGCACGACACGCCTTCGTTGTCGGCAAGAAACTCTGGGACGACCTACAATCGGGTCTACAGAAATCTGATTCAGAACCTGAACAACAAAGCCAAagccaaaacaaaaacaaaaaccaaaCCGAATCATGCCCGGATTCAATTTCCTTATCCGGGCCGGAGTTCGTGAAGCAGGGGAGGATCTTGGTCCTTCCTTGCGGGTTAACATTAGGATCCCATATTACGGTGGTGGGGATGCCGCATTGGGCGCATGCAGAAAATGACCCGAAAATTGCGGTCTTGAGAGAAGGGGATGAGTCTGTGATGGTCACGCAGTTCATGATGGAACTGCAAGGGTTGAAGACGGTGGACGGCGAGGATCCGCCGCGGATTCTTCATTTCAATCCGAGGTTGAAAGGGGATTGGAGCGGGAAGCCCGTGATCGAACAGAATACTTGTTATAGGATGCAGTGGGGATCGGCGCTGAGGTGTGAAGGCTGGAAGTCTAGAGCTGATGAAGAAACAG TTGACGGTGAAGTTAAATGTGAGAAATGGATCCGAGATGATGACAATGGCTCGGAAGAATCGAAGACTACATGGTGGTTGAACAGATTGATAGGGAGGAAGAAGAAGGTGACACTAGATTGGCAGTACCCTTTTGCGGAGGGGAAGTTGTTTGTTCTAACATTAAGGGCTGGATTGGAGGGCTACCATGTCAATGTCGATGGCCGACACATCACCTCATTTCCATATCGAACC GGATTTGTGCTCGAGGATGCTACTGGGTTATCTCTAAAGGGTGACCTTGATGTGCACTCTGTATTTGCTGCTTCCTTGCCAAATTCACACCCGAGTTTTGATCCACAAAAGCATCTTGAGAGATTGAGCAAATGGAAGGCGCCACCACTTCCCAACGGAAATGTAGAGCTTTTTATAGGCATCCTTTCTGCTGGCAATCATTTTGCTGAGAGGATGGCTGTGAGGAAGTCCTGGATGCAGCATAAGTTCATCAAGTCTTCCAATGTTGTTGCTCGCTTTTTTGTAGCACTG AGTGGAAGAAAGGAAGTAAATGTCGAGCTGAAAAAGGAAGCCGATTATTTTGGTGATATGGTTATAGTTCCCTACATGGATAACTACGACCTAGTTGTTCTGAAGACAGTTGCCATATCTGAATATGGG GTCCGCACAATGGCAGCGAAATATCTTATGAAGTGTGATGATGATACATTTGTCCGGGTGGACTCTGTGATTAAGGAAGCAAAGAAGTATGGAGATAAAAGCATGTATATTGGAAATATGAATTATTACCACAAACCCCTCCGTGATGGTAAATGGGCAGTAACATATGAG GAATGGCCAGAAGAAGACTACCCACCCTACGCGAACGGTCCAGGGTACATAATTTCATCCGACATTTCACAGTTTATTGTAGCCGAGTTCGAGAAACACAAGTTGCGG CTATTCAAGATGGAAGATGTGAGCATGGGAATGTGGGTGGAAAAATTCAACAGCTCGAAACCGGTGGAGTACGAGCACAGCTTGAAATTTTGCCAGTTCGGATGCGTGGAGGATTACTACACTGCCCATTACCAATCTCCAAGACAAATGTTATGCATGTGGGATAAATTAATAAATGTAGGAAAGCCCCAATGCTGCAACATGAGATGA
- the LOC108459359 gene encoding glutathione S-transferase U16-like — translation MAESNVMLLGTWASPFVLRVKIALRLKSVNYEYHEENLPESKSDLLLKSNPVYKKVPVLIHGHNPICESLIIVEYIDEVWTTSASSILPSDAYERAQSRFWAAYVEDKFSTALRRVLFGTTEEDKRAAMAEVSEGILLLEEAFVKLSKGKAFFGGENIGFVDIVFGSLLAWIEVIEKLSEMKLISEAKTPRLVQWADCFSAHEAVKDVSPAVDKLVEFALKLGARVLKATAPTN, via the exons ATGGCTGAGAGTAACGTGATGCTATTGGGCACCTGGGCAAGCCCATTCGTGCTGAGGGTGAAGATTGCACTTCGCCTCAAATCTGTCAACTACGAGTACCATGAGGAAAATTTGCCGGAATCCAAAAGCGACCTTCTTCTCAAATCTAACCCTGTTTATAAGAAAGTCCCAGTCCTCATCCATGGTCATAATCCCATCTGTGAGTCTCTAATCATCGTTGAGTACATCGACGAGGTTTGGACCACCTCTGCTTCTTCCATCCTCCCTTCTGATGCCTATGAACGCGCCCAGTCCCGATTTTGGGCGGCCTATGTCGAAGATAAG TTTTCCACTGCCTTAAGAAGAGTGTTGTTTGGTACTACGGAGGAAGATAAAAGGGCAGCAATGGCCGAAGTCTCAGAAGGGATACTGCTGTTGGAGGAAGCCTTTGTGAAATTGAGCAAAGGGAAAGCTTTCTTTGGTGGGGAAAATATTGGGTTCGTGGACATAGTGTTCGGTAGCTTGTTGGCGTGGATTGAAGTGATCGAGAAATTGAGTGAGATGAAGCTGATTTCCGAAGCCAAAACGCCCAGGTTGGTGCAGTGGGCGGATTGCTTCTCCGCCCATGAGGCGGTGAAGGACGTTTCACCCGCAGTCGACAAGCTTGTGGAATTTGCCTTGAAGCTTGGGGCCAGGGTCTTGAAAGCTACGGCACCCACCAATTGA